One window of the Corticium candelabrum chromosome 7, ooCorCand1.1, whole genome shotgun sequence genome contains the following:
- the LOC134182576 gene encoding uncharacterized protein LOC134182576 isoform X1 — MNSVVVDRNYSRLQRRRTVVYVFLCVICELLGLGLVFLQLYGAHRIDERYRFWMSSSFGKSMRRYAFCLPLSTGLLLILNSSLAILVQWIHDRKPSTWIKTLVGPWWILTATVAIVTFVIATIETSNFGTTEMWATASLALVAAVISYVQSCIAFFAGHACCYCTRNDSHFQRDYSEVQFVQRNF, encoded by the exons ATGAATTCTGTTGTGGTGGATCGTAACTACTCTCGTCTTCAGCGACGACGGACAGTCGTTTACGTTTTTCTTTGCGTCATCTGCGAACTACTCGGCCTGGGTCTGGTATTTCTCCAATTGTACGGTGCTCACAGAATAGACGAGAGGTACCGTTTCTGGATGTCGAGCAGCTTTGGGAAATCTATGCGCCGGTACGCTTTCTGTCTTCCTCTATCAACAGGACTCTTG CTCATTCTTAATTCGTCTCTGGCAATCCTGGTTCAGTGGATACACGACAGGAAGCCATCAACTTGG ATCAAGACTTTGGTGGGACCGTGGTGGATACTGACAGCTACTGTTGCGATTGTCACGTTTGTAATTGCAACAATTGAAACTTCAAACTTTGGGACAACCGAAATGTGGGCAACAGCTTCTCTTGCTTTGGTGGCTGCTGTTATCTCCTACGTCCAATCGTGTATTGCCTTCTTTGCTGGACATGCATGCTGCTACTGCACCAGAAACGACAGCCATTTTCAGAGGGACTATAGTGAGGTGCAATTTGTGCAGCGAAATTTCTGA
- the LOC134182576 gene encoding uncharacterized protein LOC134182576 isoform X2: protein MNSVVVDRNYSRLQRRRTVVYVFLCVICELLGLGLVFLQLYGAHRIDERYRFWMSSSFGKSMRRYAFCLPLSTGLLVRSFLIRLWQSWFSGYTTGSHQLGSRLWWDRGGY, encoded by the exons ATGAATTCTGTTGTGGTGGATCGTAACTACTCTCGTCTTCAGCGACGACGGACAGTCGTTTACGTTTTTCTTTGCGTCATCTGCGAACTACTCGGCCTGGGTCTGGTATTTCTCCAATTGTACGGTGCTCACAGAATAGACGAGAGGTACCGTTTCTGGATGTCGAGCAGCTTTGGGAAATCTATGCGCCGGTACGCTTTCTGTCTTCCTCTATCAACAGGACTCTTGGTACG CTCATTCTTAATTCGTCTCTGGCAATCCTGGTTCAGTGGATACACGACAGGAAGCCATCAACTTGG ATCAAGACTTTGGTGGGACCGTGGTGGATACTGA
- the LOC134182615 gene encoding uncharacterized protein LOC134182615 isoform X1, whose protein sequence is MGELMGLSMVFLQFYGANKLTRGEYAWYRFYDDYSYDSYGESMAAYGYCLPLTTGLLLMFNSSLAILVQWTDNRETSVKCFRSMVGPWWILTATVATVTFVMTTIDSVNYMTEGKAASGEMVATACLVFFSAVISYVLSCAAFFAGHACCYCVRNNNFRDNYMQMQTL, encoded by the exons ATGGGTGAACTAATGGGCTTGAGTATGGTATTCCTGCAGTTTTACGGCGCTAACAAACTGACAAGGGGTGAGTACGCATGGTACAGGTTCTATGATGACTACAGCTACGACAGCTATGGTGAGTCCATGGCCGCATACGGCTACTGCCTTCCTCTGACGACAGGATTGTTG CTCATGTTCAACTCATCTCTGGCGATCCTCGTGCAGTGGACAGACAATAGGGAAACTTCTGTAAAATGT TTCAGATCTATGGTCGGACCATGGTGGATATTGACAGCTACTGTTGCAACCGTGACATTTGTAATGACAACAATAGACAGTGTCAACTACATGACAGAAGGAAAGGCAGCATCAGGAGAAATGGTGGCAACAGCCTGTCTAGTGTTTTTCAGTGCTGTGATTTCCTATGTCCTGTCTTGTGCTGCCTTCTTTGCTGGACATGCTTGCTGCTACTGTGTCAGAAACAATAACTTCCGTGACAATTACATGCAGATGCAAACTCTTTAG
- the LOC134182615 gene encoding uncharacterized protein LOC134182615 isoform X2: protein MGELMGLSMVFLQFYGANKLTRGEYAWYRFYDDYSYDSYGESMAAYGYCLPLTTGLLLMFNSSLAILVQWTDNRETSFRSMVGPWWILTATVATVTFVMTTIDSVNYMTEGKAASGEMVATACLVFFSAVISYVLSCAAFFAGHACCYCVRNNNFRDNYMQMQTL from the exons ATGGGTGAACTAATGGGCTTGAGTATGGTATTCCTGCAGTTTTACGGCGCTAACAAACTGACAAGGGGTGAGTACGCATGGTACAGGTTCTATGATGACTACAGCTACGACAGCTATGGTGAGTCCATGGCCGCATACGGCTACTGCCTTCCTCTGACGACAGGATTGTTG CTCATGTTCAACTCATCTCTGGCGATCCTCGTGCAGTGGACAGACAATAGGGAAACTTCT TTCAGATCTATGGTCGGACCATGGTGGATATTGACAGCTACTGTTGCAACCGTGACATTTGTAATGACAACAATAGACAGTGTCAACTACATGACAGAAGGAAAGGCAGCATCAGGAGAAATGGTGGCAACAGCCTGTCTAGTGTTTTTCAGTGCTGTGATTTCCTATGTCCTGTCTTGTGCTGCCTTCTTTGCTGGACATGCTTGCTGCTACTGTGTCAGAAACAATAACTTCCGTGACAATTACATGCAGATGCAAACTCTTTAG